CCAACGGCAGTGTCTTGATCCCAGCCCTTGAATTCCGGATATGCCACTGCTTGTATGTTTCAGGTCTCTCCACTCTCTTCATGCCCTCAATTGCTATAACGTTCATAGCCTCCCGCCCATAAAACTCTCTCTCAAACAGAAACCGCTGTTGATCATCACGCGGTAAGCAAGTATCAAACATAACAATAATGGATCATGGTAGGATCCATTAACAATAGCATGGACAAATATACGCGGGTTCATCTTCCTGATCAAAATCAAAACTGCATTCCTAGGGCAATTTACTTCCACGGTCTCATGATCAAATAGGTTCGTAAACCTCAACAGACAGTTGACAGCAAGCACCTCATTGCTATTAACACTAAGGTCCTCAATTCGGATAGTTTCCCAGTTCTGCGAAGCTATGGGTTTGTACTCAAATGGGATATTAAACCGCTCACAGTACTTTCCCAAGCGACGCCCTGTCTCCTCAATTCTTTCAGCTGGCCGGAAACCAGTTAGAGGAAGCTCTATCCCTGTAATGCGTAGCTTGAAGAGAAGATGGACTAGATTAGCACGAATTCTATCGATCAAGCAGGTTGTTCCTGTAATCGAGTAGGGCTTTCTCTAGAATAAATACTGGGTTCTGCTTCTGGGCCTCTGGCCCCTGGCGGCAAGTGCCTGAATCAGAATGGGTGTTTTACCTTCGGGCTTAGCATGGGCCCATTATGTGGTTTCCCTTGCCCTCTCCTAGAGCAAAAGCGCTGACCCTTGGGCCTGCTTATGCCTTGCAGCCCATGAAATTGTACCCACACcgtgtttttttttccaccttAAAATAGATTGTATAATaggaataataatattaataccCTTATTTAAAATTGGGACTTAataattttgtttgaacatgTACTTAATGTTTTACTACGaaatttttacctttttttttctagcAAAAGTTTTCGTATTTAAtcaactaataaaataatttgttatttatatatGAGATGAAAAAgactatttattttaataataaattaattgagaTAATTTGTTGGAGGTGGAACTTATGGCAAATACCAGAGATATACATCTTTTCAATCCAACAGCCATAAATTCATTATTCTAATGGTGTATAGTAAATGTGGCCCGGGTTATTCTACCACAAGGAAAATAACCAATCTCACAAAAATTCACACACGTATTTATCCTGAAAAAATAGAAGCAAACGAGGAACAAGGATTAAGAAAAATGTGAGAATTCACTATTACCATTTGCGGTGAATTAGAATCCAAAACtcacacttcaaactcattcaTCCCTCCTCTCTCCTTATTCACTCCAACCAAACTTAACAAGGATTAAGAAACCATGGTTCACTAAAACCTGTTTCAAGattcaattttaaaattaaagaaatgagAACACACCTAATCATAAATAAGATTCCTATTTGAATGATGGGTATTGATAACGGGTGTCTTAAAAGCATTTGTTAAAAATTGACTATAAGAATCACAGTATATCACTTtctcacctaattttttaaacttgaaATACATATCTTTTTCAAATTTCGATACACATTTTTCATTCTTATCTAGTACCTTAAAAACACTCATTATCATTCTCCATTAATGATTCAGAGAGTTTGGTTAACCTAGGAAGCAATGTCATATGCTCCCACATGAAACCACGTGCTCCACTTTATGGGTGTCTTCTAACATAACCCAACATGGCTCTTGCCTACCCGGTCTGCCTATACTATACttgtatgatgatgatgatagcaAAATCAATTAAATCATGAAAAACCGACATTGATTCTCGAAAGGGAATGCAGTTAGAAAGCTCTTATTCAACCAAATCATTTACACGGAAGAgccaagataaaaaaaaaattacatgggAGACTTATCAGATTTCTATTTCTTATAACTTTTTACATAAATCATTGAACAATAAAtaatatcaaagaaaaaattaagtAAACAAACCCCGTGCGCAAGCCTCCCGCGAACAATATAATGCacgtaaaaaaaaatgataattagACATATCCTATTATCCACCTCTAAAACCCACTGAAGTCTAATTGAAGTTTCTTCGTCACATCGCAGAAAAAGCTCTTGAGATCATCGTCCTCAGAGGAGAAGGCAAGTCTccggctgctgctgctgctgtttgaGTTGATGCTTCGCTTGCTGTTGAGACCAGTGAGCGTGGGCGGTGAGGACTCGGTCCAGGAGTTCCTGGGGGACAGGCTCTCCCCTCCTTTGCTGCGGGGATATTCCTGCCGTGTGCACCAGTGTTTTCCATTTGTCCTGCAAAACCCATCACGTGGAGGACACCTTTTGAGGGAAACGTACAGCCAGGAAAATACAAAATCACAAACTCAATTTACTCTCTTTTGCTTTCTCTACCAATAAAGAAGACCAAGTGGAAAAAGATTCAATTAGGGTTATGATATATGACAGTATAAAGAGGCATGTGGAATAATAAAAGTATTCCGTAAGATTAGAATTCTAGAGATTCCATGTGAGACAGCTGTTGTTCTGCTGATAGCTAAAGCTTTAATAAAGCTAGTAAAGTCTACCTAATCATTTGCCTGTGATGCAAGCAATCGTTAGTCTGAACAGATTCAACCAACTAAGGTGCACTTGCAGCCCCCCATGCCGTAAAGTACCaacttttttgaaaacaaatgcaCACAGCAATCAAAACACCCCCATTAAAACCTTACCCTATATTCTAACAAATATTAGAGACGAAAAGGCAAAGTTTTTGTATGACATAAACTGATGAACACgttttgaaagaaagaaaaacatctGTAGAAAAATTAAATGCAAGATGCAATAAACAACTTACCTTCAAATCCACATAAGTTCGATGCTTTGCATTGTCAAATGCTCGTAGCTTGACATCACGCCATCTGAAAAACCGACAAAAAACATTAAGAAAAACTTACAGTGGACTGATTGAGAACCACACAATTTGAGCAGCAGTACACAAATAATATGACTGCTAGCCCTATGCAGCAGAAACAGAATGGCACCAGAATGCAATGGCCATTAAGAGGGATATGCCTTCAATAGAATTTTGCTCAACTCGTACAGatcacaaattcaaacaat
This genomic stretch from Tripterygium wilfordii isolate XIE 37 chromosome 22, ASM1340144v1, whole genome shotgun sequence harbors:
- the LOC119990850 gene encoding scarecrow-like protein 34, with product MFDTCLPRDDQQRFLFEREFYGREAMNVIAIEGMKRVERPETYKQWHIRNSRAGIKTLPLDQELMKKLRTELKVYHKDFAIDEDCHWLLMGWKGRTIYAASCWFKIRM